A stretch of Lathyrus oleraceus cultivar Zhongwan6 chromosome 6, CAAS_Psat_ZW6_1.0, whole genome shotgun sequence DNA encodes these proteins:
- the LOC127093468 gene encoding hexokinase-2, chloroplastic, whose amino-acid sequence MSVSVTVTSAVGPFLPRSRRRSTTALRSSKVSIEQKRLLTKLKQECATPLPLLQHVADTMSSEMRAGLSSVDGSGLPMIPTYVHTLPTGNEKGLFYALDLGGTNFRVLRVELGGKDDRVISTHFEQVSIPHDLMIATSEELFDFIALGLAKFVAKEDGKFHFPPGRKREIGFTFSFPVKQTSIDSGILIKWTKGFAVSGTVGRDVVVCLNEAMERQRLDMRVSALVNDTVGTLAGAEYYDNDVKVAVILGTGTNACYVEQISSIPKLQGHVSSSGKMIISTEWGAFSNGLPLTVFDREMDAASINPGQQIFEKTISGMYLGEIARRVLLNMAQEDDLFGSSVSQKLSTPFILGTPDLCAMHQDDSGDLQIVGSLLYDKAGVESNLTERKAVLEVCDTIVKRGGSLAGAGIVGILQKMEEDSKGDIFGKRSVVAIDGGLYENYPQYRTYLQDSVKELLGTEKSNNVVIEHSKDGSGIGGALLAASNSMYKQD is encoded by the exons ATGTCTGTTTCTGTTACCGTCACCTCCGCCGTGGGACCCTTTCTTCCCCGATCCCGCCGGCGGTCAACGACGGCCCTCCGATCCAGCAAGGTTTCAATTGAACAAAAGAGATTATTAACGAAGCTGAAACAAGAGTGTGCCACTCCTCTCCCCCTTCTTCAGCACGTGGCCGATACCATGTCTTCTGAAATGCGGGCCGGGCTTTCCTCCGTAGACGGGTCCGGGCTTCCCATGATACCTACTTATGTCCACACTCTTCCCACCGG AAATGAGAAAGGGTTGTTTTATGCATTGGATCTTGGTGGAACAAACTTTCGTGTCTTGAGAGTAGAGTTAGGTGGCAAAGATGATCGTGTTATTTCCACTCACTTTGAACAAGTTTCTATACCTCATGACCTCATGATCGCTACATCCGAG GAACTGTTTGACTTCATTGCTTTGGGGCTAGCTAAGTTTGTAGCGAAAGAGGATGGTAAATTTCATTTTCCACCAGGAAGGAAGAGAGAGATTGGATTCACATTTTCATTTCCTGTGAAACAAACATCTATTGATTCTGGCATACTAATCAAATGGACTAAGGGTTTTGCTGTCTCTGGAACT GTAGGAAGAGATGTGGTTGTTTGTTTGAATGAGGCTATGGAAAGACAACGACTAGATATGCGAGTTTCTGCTCTG GTTAATGATACTGTTGGCACACTAGCCGGAGCAGAATACTATGATAATGATGTTAAGGTTGCTGTTATTTTGGGTACTGGAACCAATGCTTGTTATGTCGAGCAGATAAGTTCCATTCCGAAATTACAAGGCCATGTTTCTTCTTCTGGTAAAATG ATCATTAGTACTGAGTGGGGGGCTTTCTCAAATGGTCTACCTTTAACCGTGTTTGATAGAGAAATGGATGCTGCTAGCATCAATCCCGGTCAGCAG ATCTTTGAGAAGACAATCTCAGGAATGTATCTAGGAGAAATTGCGAGACGAGTGCTACTCAATATGGCTCAAGAGGATGATTTGTTTGGAAGTTCTGTCTCTCAAAAACTGTCTACGCCGTTCATACTCGG GACTCCCGATCTATGCGCCATGCATCAGGATGATTCTGGCGATTTACAAATTGTCGGGTCCCTCCTCTATGATAAAGCAGGG GTTGAATCCAATCTAACTGAAAGAAAAGCAGTTCTAGAGGTTTGCGACACGATTGTAAAGCGAGGCGGTAGCTTAGCTGGGGCAGGAATTGTAGGAATTCTGCAAAAAATGGAAGAGGACTCAAAAGGTGATATCTTTGGAAAGAGAAGCGTTGTTGCCATTGATGGGGGTCTGTATGAAAATTATCCTCAATATAGGACTTACTTGCAAGATTCAGTAAAGGAGCTGTTAGGGACAGAAAAATCAAACAATGTGGTGATAGAACATTCAAAAGATGGTTCTGGTATTGGAGGTGCTCTATTGGCAGCTTCAAATTCAATGTACAAACAAGATTGA